The Acidimicrobiales bacterium genome contains the following window.
GCGCCGATCGTGGCCATGGCCCCGACGCCGGACGGCGCCGGCTACTGGCTGGTCGGCTCGGATGGCGGCGTCCTCACCTACGGGGACGCGCCGTTCCTCGGGTCGGCGGCGGCCCTGCCCCTGTCCGCGCCCATCACGGCCATGGCGCCGACGCCCGACGGCGCCGGCTACTGGCTGGTCGGCGCCGACGGCGGGGTGATGACCTTCGGCGACGCGGGCTTCTTCGGCTCCGCCCGGGCCGCGCACCCGGCGACGCCGATCGGGGCCATGGCCGCCACCCCGGACGGCCGCGGCTACTGGCTCGTCGGCTGGGACGGGGGAGTGCTGACCTACGGCGACGCTCCGTTCCTCGGCGCCGGCCAGGGCCACGGCCCGGTATCGGCGGTGGCCGGCGCGCCGGGCGGTGACGGGTACCTCCTCGCCGCGGTCGACGGCACGGTGGTGTCGATCGGCACGACGGTGGCTTCGTCCGGGAACACCTCCGCCCACGGCGTACCGGCCTCGCCGGCTCCGTCACCGGCCGACCCGACACCGGCGGTGGCGCCGACCGTCGCCGCCGACGGGGGCTGGGCTCCGTCACCGGCCGATCCCGGCTACGCCTTCCTATATCCCGACGGGACCGGAGGGACGCGGGCCCGCTGGAACCCCTGCGCCGCCATCCGGTGGGCGGTGAACCTGTCCGACGCCCCGGCCAACGCCCTGTCCGACGCCCAGGAGGCGGTGGGCGAGGTGTCCCAGGCGACCGGGATCCCGTTCACCTACGCCGGCACCACCGGCGCCGTGCCCGACCCCAACGGGGCCGGGGGACAGCTGCCGGCCGGGATCGACGCGGTGATCGCCTGGCTGCCCCGGGCGGCCTTCGCGACCAGCACCGCCGAGGCGGGCTACGGCGGGAACTGGTGGGAGCCGGGCTCCGGATCGACGGAGCGCATCTACCAGGGCTACGCCATCGTCAACGGGGACATGGCCAACGGCTTCCTGCGTCCCGGCTTCGGCCCGGGCTACTCCGAGGGCCACCTGCTGCTCCACGAGCTCGGCCACATGATGGGCCTCGGCCACACCCAGGATCCGGCCGCGATCATGAACGCCCAGCAGGGCCCGTTGTCGCACGGCACCTACGACGCCAATGACCTGCAGGGGCTGCACGTCCTCGGAGCTGGTCCCTGTGTCTGACCCCCGATCGTCGATGCGCCGGATGCCGACCGGACGGAGACGGGCCGCCATCGGTGTCGTCGCCTTGCTGGCGGGGGCGCTGAGCGCGGTGCCGCTGTTGCGCCACCCGGCCGCGGCCGGACCGAGCGCGGCGGTCGTCGGCACCGCCATCTCCGACGCCCAGGGATTCTGGATCGCCGCGTCGGACGGCTCGGTGTACACCGAGGGCGATGCCCCGTTCTACGGCTCGGCGGGGGGCACCCGGCTGTCGAAGCCGATCGTGGGCATGGCCGCCACCAAGGACGCGCGTGGCTACTGGCTGGTCGCTTCCGACGGCGGGATCTTCAGCTTCGGGGACGCCCGCTTCCACGGGTCGACCGGCGCCATCCGCCTGAACCAGCCCATCGTCGGCATGACCGCCACCCCGGACGGCGGTGGCTACTGGCTGGTCGCGTCCGACGGCGGGATCTTCAGCTTCGGGGACGCCCGCTTCTACGGGTCGACCGGCGCCATCCGCCTGAACCAGCCCATCGTGGGCATGGCCGCCGATCAGGCGACCGGCGGGTACTGGATGGTCGCGTCCGACGGAGGCATCTTCGCCTTCCACGCCCCGTTCCTGGGATCGACGGGCAGCACGAGCCCGCCTCACCCGATTGTCGGCATGGCGGCCATTCCCGACGGTGGCGGCTACCGGTTCACGGCCTCTGACGGCAGCATCTTCGACTTCGGCGACGCCGGTTACTACGGGTCGATGACCGGCTCCACCATCCCGAGCCCGATCACCGCCCTGGCCGACAGCCCGAGCGGGTCGGGATACGTCCTGGTCCAGCGCAACGGCACCTCGGCCAGCTTCGGTGACGCCAAGTACCAGAGCTCCGCGGTCGTGCAGCAGAACGTCGGCCCCATCGACACCCACTCGACGAGCTACGCCTTCGAGGGGCGCAACCCCGACGGGGCGCCGATGCGCTTCGACGCCTGCCAGCCCATCCACTACGTCACCAATTTGTCCGAGGCCCCGCCGGGCGCCGCCGCCTACGTGCAGACCGCCATCGCCCGGCTGTCCAGCGCCACCGGGATCACGTTCGTGAACGACGGCTCGTCGACGCAGTTCCCGACGACGTCGCGGTCGGCCACCGCCGCGTCGGGTCAGTCGTGGGCTCCGGTCCTGATCGCGTGGGAGCACGAGGGCCAGACCGACTACCTC
Protein-coding sequences here:
- a CDS encoding matrixin family metalloprotease encodes the protein MQRWAKATLLLSAAVAVAPATAALRGAAPAPTGAPGPGAGGAGPYYESVFSPPAHLSAPVRAEAVTPDGGGYWLASADGGVLTEGDAGFYGSAGGMALSSPVVGMAATPDGHGYWLAGRDGGVLTFGDAGFHGSGGNLHLSAPIVAMAPTPDGAGYWLVGSDGGVLTYGDAPFLGSAAALPLSAPITAMAPTPDGAGYWLVGADGGVMTFGDAGFFGSARAAHPATPIGAMAATPDGRGYWLVGWDGGVLTYGDAPFLGAGQGHGPVSAVAGAPGGDGYLLAAVDGTVVSIGTTVASSGNTSAHGVPASPAPSPADPTPAVAPTVAADGGWAPSPADPGYAFLYPDGTGGTRARWNPCAAIRWAVNLSDAPANALSDAQEAVGEVSQATGIPFTYAGTTGAVPDPNGAGGQLPAGIDAVIAWLPRAAFATSTAEAGYGGNWWEPGSGSTERIYQGYAIVNGDMANGFLRPGFGPGYSEGHLLLHELGHMMGLGHTQDPAAIMNAQQGPLSHGTYDANDLQGLHVLGAGPCV